The Oncorhynchus nerka isolate Pitt River linkage group LG3, Oner_Uvic_2.0, whole genome shotgun sequence genome includes the window TTATTGgtcaaaacatttcagcttttaattttttattaattagtaaacatttctaaaaacataattccactttgacattatggggtattgtgtgtaggccagtgacaaaaaaaagctAAATTgtattcattttaaattcaggttgtaacacaacaaaatgtgggagaagtcaaggggtgtgaatactttctgaaggtactgtaagtGTCCTTGAACAGCTCCCATTTTCTGTAGAGAAGCGAAAGACAAATCCGATCATATTAAAGATAGCTATATAGGTCTACTAATAAAGAATTCGTAAAGGCccaatgcactacttttgtgaagaataataattataattatttctTGTAATCATGTTTTGTTAATTATATTTTCAAATTCTGATTTTACaggggggtgctgcagcaccctcagcatccCCAATTCCAACAGCTATGTTGCCTCCTTGTCCCTAAAGCAGATATACTGACCAGGACAAGGGACAAGTACTGTAAATTAGCGTAAGCTATAAGGTGTAATGATGCAATGCATACGACTGTTGAAAGTTCACTATTTCAATTATTTAATTGTATCAATCcctattttattttaaatatatatatatttagctaTGGTTTCATTTTGAACTATAGAATAAGTGTTTCTCTGTTTGTGGGTATGTGAACACTGTTCCAGGAAACAAATGATATCAAAATCCATAGATAAGATAAGATAACATGGTAATGACTTTCCGTAAACATGTAGATAAAAATCAGTTCACTAGGGAATATTTAACTAAAAATGTGATCAAATTATACTTCCTGCTAGGTacataagtgcctttgaacaggtgcCCATTTCCATAgagacacaacagacacatcaTAGAGAAACACAACAGAGCTATTTCACACAGATCTAGTCCAGGACAGGTAAAGAATGAGGGTTATTGTTGCTCTGCTGGTGTTGCTGTGCTTGGGTCTGACTGGGGCAGAGATACAGAACATAGTCACAGAGAATCAGATCAGTTCAGAGACACAGAACACAGTCACAGAAAATGAGATCAGTTCAGAGACACAGAacatagtcacagagaatgagaTCAGTTCAGAGACACAGAACACAGTCACAGAAAATGAGATCAGTTCAGAGACACAGAacatagtcacagagaatgagaTCAGTTCAGAGATACAACATGTTGAGGTACAGAGGGTTAAGAGTGAGGACCTAGGAGACTCGGGGAGAAGCTGCCAGCCTGACATGTGTTCCTTGCTGATGGAGATTGGAGCTATAAAGTCTACAGTGGCTAACctacagacagagaaagaaggtAATGTGAAATTGGAAGACTTTACAATTAGTGTTGAAAAATTCTGCTGACGGTCACACAATTCCTAGTTTTTTaggaaatcctggttggaagataAGCAGGACATTCTGGAATCCTCCAACcaagatttctggaaaacctgtgaATTTGGGAAAGTTATCAGGATTTTGCAACCCGACTTACAGCATATCTGTCCCACAAAGAATGTGGTTTGCATTTGTTCTGACACTAAAGATTTAAAATCTTGCTGTTCCTATCTCTCCAGTTCAAAGATCCCAGCTGAGCACCACAGTGACTGAGCTGAAAAACGTGGAGGGTAGACTGAGCACCACAGAGACTGAGCTGAGAAAGTTGGAGGGTAGACTGAGCACCACAGTGACTGAGCTGAGAAACGTGGAGGGTAGACTGAGCACCACAGTGACTGAGCTGAGAAATGTGGAGGGTAGACTGAGTGTCAGTGAGAGCCaggtggaggagctgaaggaGAATGCAGGTAACACAGTCCTAATTTACTGAATCTGTTGTCCTTACGATCTGTTCAGACTAATCCAAAGACTGCCTAACTTAAATGGTATTGTACCATCTGGGTCTCTAAGATTAGTTAAGACAGATGAGGGGGGTATGATCAAAAACTAAGGCTCAGAGGAAAAAATATATGATATCGAAGAAGGATGATGTTGACATCAAGCAGGTATAAAACATTCTCCCTTTTCATGTATCTCAGTCAAACAAAAGGTGGCATTCTCGGCTGGCCATGGAGCTGGCGCGAACTACGGACCCTTCAACACAATGACGACCCTGGTCTACAGAAAGGTGTTCACCAGCATTGGCAACGCTTACAGCAAGAATACaggtaataaatacatatgcaCTGCACAATGACCTATTATTGAACATTTTGTACTCGAATGTCTGTAATGCTGCACACTGTACtcgtatgtctgtaactctgtactcgtatgTCTGTAACTCTACTCGTATGTCTCTAACTCTGTATACTCATATGTTTGTAACTCTATACTAGTTTGTCTCTAACTTTCTACTCGTATGTTTCTAACTCTGTTTACTcgtgtctgtaactctgtaatcgtatgtctgtaactctgtactcgtataTCTGTAATTCTGTACTCGTATATCTGTAACTCTATACTCATACATCTGTAACTCTGTGCCCACATGTCTGTAACTTTGTACTCGTATGTCTTTAACTCTGTACTCATATATCTGTAACTATGTACCATTTTTCCTGTAACTCTGTACTcatatgtctgtaactctgtactcatATATCTGTAACTATGTACCCTtttgtctgtaactctgtaatcgtatgtctgtaactctgtactcacatgtctgtaactctgtactcgtatgtctgtaactctatgctcgtatgtctgtaactctgtactcgtatgtctgtaactctgtactcatatatctctacatatatgtctgtaactctgtactcgtatgtctgtaactctgtactcgtatgtctgtaactctgtactcttatatctctacatatatgtctgtaactctgtactcttatatctgtaactctgtacccatatatctgtaactctgtactcgtatatctgtaactctgtaatcgtatgtctgtaactctgtactcacatgtctgtaactctgtactcaaatggctgtaactctgtactcgtatgtctgtaactctgtactcgtatatctgtaactctgtactcatatatctctacatatatgtctgtaactctgtactcgtatgtctgtaactctggacTCTTATATCTGTAACTATGTACTCTTATATATCTAcatatatgtctgtaactctgtactcttatatctgtaactctgtactcttatatctctacatatatgtctgtaactctaTACTCTtatatctgtaactctgtactcatATATCTGTTACTCTGTACTCGTATATCTCTATAcatatgtctgtaactctgtacccgtatgtctgtaactctggactcatatgtctgtaactatgtactcttatatctgtactcgtatgtctgtaactctgtactcgtataTCTGTAACGCTGTACTCGtgtatctgtaactctgtactcgtatatctctacatatatgtctgtaactctgtacccatatatctgtaactctgtacttgTATATCTCTACATATATGTCTGTAATTCTGTACtcgtatgtctgtaactctggactcgtatgtctgtaactatgtactCTTATATCTGTACTCGTATgcctgtaactctgtactcttatatctgtatcgtatgtctgtaactctgtttcAATATGTCTGTAAGTCTTTACCAATATCTCTGTAACTCTTTACTcatatgtctgtaactctgtacttttatatctgtaactctgtactcttatatctctacatatatgtcagtaactctgtactcttatatctgtaactctgtacccatatatctctacatatatgtctgtaactctgtactcgtatgtctgtaactctggactcatatgtctgtaactatgtactCGTATATCTGTACTcatatgtctgtaactctgtactcgtatatctgtaactctgtactcgtatatctctacatatatgtctgtaactctgtactcgtatgtctgtaactctggacTCTTATATCTGTAACTATGTACTCTTATATATCTAcatatatgtctgtaactctgtactcttatatctgtaactctgtactcttatatctctacatatatgtctgtaactctgtactcgtatgtctgtaactctggacTCTTATATCTGTAACTATGTACTCTTATATATCTAcatatatgtctgtaactctgtactcttatatctctacatatatgtctgtaactctaTACTCTtatatctgtaactctgtactcatATATCTGTTACTCTGTACTCGTATATCTCTATAcatatgtctgtatgtctgtaactctggactcatatgtctgtaactatgtactcttatatctgtactcgtatgtctgtaactctgtactcgtataTCTGTAACGCTGTACTCGtgtatctgtaactctgtactcgtatatctctacatatatgtctgtaactctgtacccatatatctgtaactctgtactcgtataTCTCTACATATATGTCTGTAATTCTGTACtcgtatgtctgtaactctggactcgtatgtctgtaactatgtactCTTATATCTGTACTCGTATgcctgtaactctgtactcttatatctgtactcgtatgtctgtaactctgtttcAATATGTCTGTAAGTCTTTACCAATATCTCTGTAACTCTTTACTcatatgtctgtaactctgtacttttatatctgtaactctgtactcttatatctctacatatatgtcagtaactctgtactcttatatctgtaactctgtacccatatatctctacatatatgtctgtaactctgtactcgtatgtctgtaactctggactcatatgtctgtaactatgtactCGTATATCTGTACTcatatgtctgtaactctgtactcgtatatctgtaactctgtactcgtatatctctacatatatgtctgtaactctgtactcgtatgtctgtaactctggacTCTTATATCTGTAACTATGTACTCTTATATATCTAcatatatgtctgtaactctgtactcttatatctgtaactctgtactcttatatctctacatatatgtctgtaactctgtactcgtatgtctgtaactctggacTCTTATATCTGTAACTATGTACTCTTATATATCTAcatatatgtctgtaactctgtactcttatATCTGTAACAATGTACTCTTATATCTCTACATATATGTCAGTAACTCTGTACTCTtatatctgtaactctgtacccatatatctctacatatatgtctgtaactctgtactcgtatgtctgtaactctggactcatatgtctgtaactatgtactcttatatctgtactcgtatgtctgtaactctgtactcgtataTCTGTAACGCTGTACTCGtatatctgtaactctgtactcgtatatctctacatatatgtctgtaactctgtacccatatgtctgtaactctgtactcgtatatctgtaactctggactcatatgtctgtaactatgtactCTTATATCTGTACTagtatgtctgtaactctgtactcgtatatctgtaactctgtactcttatatctctacatatatgtctgtaactctgtactcttatatctctaaatatatgtctgtaactctgtactctcatatctgtaactctgtactcttatatctctacatatatgtctgtaactctgtactcatatctgtaactctgtacccatatatctgtaactctgtactcgtataTCTGTAACTCTATACtcgtatatctctatatatatgtctgtaactctgtactcttatatctgtaactctgtacccATATATCTGTAACTATGTACTCTTATATCTCTAcatatatgtctgtaactctgtactcgtatgtctgtaactctgtactcgtatatctctacatatatgtctgtaactctggactcgtatgtctgtaactctgtactcttatatctgtaactctgtactcttatatctctaaatatatgtctgtaactctgtactcttatatctgtaactctgtactcttatatctctacatatatgtctgtaactctgtactcttatatctgtaactctgtacccatttatctgtaactctgtactcgtatatctgtaactctgtactcgtatatctctatatatatgtctgtaactctgtacccgtatatctgtaactctggactcatatgtctgtaactatgtactCTTATATCTGTACTagtatgtctgtaactctgtactcgtatatctgtaactctgtactcttatatctctacatatatgtctgtaactctgtactcttatatctgtaactctgtacccatatatctgtaactctgtactcgtatatctgtaactctgtactcgtatatctgtaactctgtactcgtatatctctatatatatgtctgtaactctgtactcgtatgtctgtaactctgtactcttatatctctatatatatgtctgtaactctgtactcgtatatctctatatatatgtctgtaactctgtactcgtatatctgtaactctggactcatatgtctgtaactatgtactCTTATATCTGTACTagtatgtctgtaactctgtactcgtatatctgtaactctgtactcttatATCTCTACATATATGTATGTAATTCTGTACTCTcatatctgtaactctgtactcttatatctctacatatatgtctgtaactctgtactcttatatctgtaactctgtacccatatatctgtaactctgtactcgtatatctgtaactctgtactcgtatatctctatatatatgtctgtaactctgtactcgtatgtctgtaactctgtactcgtatgtctgtaactctggacTCGTATGTCTGTAACTCTATACTCTtatatctgtaactctgtactcttatatctctacatatatgtctgtaactctgtactcttatatctgtaactctgtacccatatatctgtaactctgtactcgtatgtctgtaactctggactcatatgtctgtaactatgtactcttatatctgtactcgtatgtctgtaactctgtactcgtatatctgtaactctgtactcttatatctctacatatatgtctgtaacgctgtactcttatatctgtaactctgtacccatatatctgtaactctgtactcgtatatctgtaactctgtactcgtatatctctatatatatgtctgtaactctgtactcttatatctgtaactctgtacccATATATCTGTAACTATGTACTCTTATATCTCTACATATATGTTtgtaactctgtactcttatATCTGTAACTGTACTCTTATATCTCTAcatatatgtctgtaactctgtacacttatatctgtaactctgtacccatatatctgtaactctgtactcgtatgtctgtaactctggactcatatgtctgtaactatgtactcttatatctgtactcgtatgtctgtaactctgtactcgtatatctgtaactctgtactcttatatctctacatatatgtctgtaacgctgtactcttatatctgtaactctgtacccatatatctgtaactctgtactcgtatatctgtaactctgtactcgtatatctctatatatatgtctgtaactctgtactcttatatctgtaactctgtacccATATATCTGTAACTATGTACTCTTATATCTCTAcatatatgtctgtaactctgtactcttatATCTGTAACTGTACTCTTATATCTCTAcatatatgtctgtaactctgtacacttatatctgtaactctgtacccatatatctgtaactctgtactcgtatatctgtaactctgtactcttatatctgtaactctgtactcttatatctctaaatatatgtatgtaactctgtactcttatATCTGTAACTGTACTCTTATATCTCTAcatatatgtctgtaactctgtacacTTATATCTATAACTCTGTACTCGtatatctgtaactctgtactcgtatatctctatatatatgttTGTACCTCTGTACtcgtatgtctgtaactctgtactcttatatctctacatatatgtctgtaactctgtactgttatatatgtaactctgtacccatttatctgtaactctgtactcgtatatctgtaactctgtactcgtatatctctatatatatgtctgtaactctgtactcttatatctgtaactctgtacccATATATCTGTAACTATGTACTCTTATATCTCTAcatatatgtctgtaactctgtactcgtatgtctgtaactctgtactcgtatatctctacatatatgtctgtaactctggactcgtatgtctgtaactctgtactcttatatctgtaactctgtactcttatatctctaaatatatgtctgtaactctgtactcttatatctctacatatatgtctgtaactctgtactcttatATCAGTAACTCTGTACCCATTTATCTGTAACTCTATACTCGtatatctgtaactctgtactcgtatatctctatatatatatatgtctgtaactctgtacccGTATATCTGTAACTCTGGACTCTTATATCTCTAcatatatgtctgtaactctgtacccATATATCTGTAACTCTGGACTCATATGTCTGTAACTCTATACTCTtatatctgtaactctgtactcgtatatctctatatatatgtctgtaactctgtacccGTATATCTGTAACTCTGGACTCTTATATCTCTACATATATGTCTGTAAATCTGTACCCAtatatctgtaactctgtactcgtatatctgtaactctgtactcgtatatctctatatatatgttTGTACCTCTGTACtcgtatgtctgtaactctgtactcttatatctctacatatatgtctgtaactctgtactgttatatatgtaactctgtacccatttatctgtaactctgtactcgtatatctgtaactctgtactcgtatatctctatatatatgtctgtaactctgtactcttatatctgtaactctgtacccATATATCTGTAACTATGTACTCTTATATCTCTAcatatatgtctgtaactctgtactcgtatgtctgtaactctgtactcgtatatctctacatatatgtctgtaactctggactcgtatgtctgtaactctgtactcttatatctgtaactctgtactcttatatctctaaatatatgtctgtaactctgtactcttatatctctacatatatgtctgtaactctgtactcttatATCAGTAACTCTGTACCCATTTATCTGTAACTCTATACTCGtatatctgtaactctgtactcgtatatctctatatatatgtctgtaactctgtacccgtatatctgtaactctgtactcttatATCTCTACAtttatgtctgtaactctgtactcttatATCGGTAACTCTGTACCCAtatatctgtaactctgtactcgtatatctgtaactctgtactcgtataTCTCTACATATATGTCTGTAATTCTGTACtcgtatgtctgtaactctggactcgtatgtctgtaactatgtactCTTATATCTGTACTCGTATgcctgtaactctgtactcttatatctgtactcgtatgtctgtaactctggactcatatgtctgtaactatgtactATTATATCTGTACTagtatgtctgtaactctgtactcgtatatctgtaactctgtactcttatatctctacatatatgtctgtaactctgtacccATATATCTGTAACTCTGGACTCATATGTCTGTAACTCTATACTCTtatatctgtaactctgtactcttatatctctacatatatgtctgtaactctgtactcgtatatctgtaactctgtactcttatATCTCTACAtttatgtctgtaactctgtactcttatatctgtaactctgtacccatatatctgtaactctgtactcgtatatctctatatatatgtctgtaactctgtactcgtatgtctgtaactctgtactcttatatctctacatatatgtctgtaactctgtactcttatatctgtaactctgtactcgtatatctctatatatatgtctgtaactctgtactcgtatatctgtaactctggactcatatgtctgtaactatgtactCTTATATCTGTACTagtatgtctgtaactctgtactcgtatatctgtaactctgtactcttatatctctacatatatgtctgtaactctcTACCCATATATCTGTAACTCTGGACTCATATGTCTGTAACTCTATACTCTtatatctgtaactctgtactcttatatctctacatatatgtctgtaactctgtacctgtatatctgtaactctgtactcttatATCTCTACAtttatgtctgtaactctgtactcttatATCGGTAACTCTGTACCCAtatatctgtaactctgtactcgtatatctgtaactctgtactcatATATCTCTACATATATGTCTGTAATTCTGTACTCGtatatctgtaactctgtacccatatatctgtaactctgtactcgtatatctgtaactctgtactcttatATCTCTACAtttatgtctgtaactctgtactcttatatctgtaactctgtacccatatatctgtaactctgtactcgtacatctgtaactctgtactcgtatatctctatatatatgtctgtaactctgtactcgtatgtctgtaactctgtactcttatATCTCTACATATATGTCTGTAATTCTGTACtcgtatgtctgtaactctggactcgtatgtctgtaactatgtactCTTATATCTGTACTCGTATgcctgtaactctgtactcttatatctgtactcgtatgtctgtaactctggactcatatgtctgtaactatgtactCTTATATCTGTACTagtatgtctgtaactctgtactcgtatatctgtaactctgtactcttatatctctacatatatgtctgtaactctgtactcatATATCTGTTACTCTGTACTCGTAtttctgtaactctgtactcgtatatctctatatatatatgtctgtaactctgtactcgtatatctgtaactctggactcatatgtctgtaactatgtactCTTACATCTGTACTagtatgtctgtaactctgtactcgtatatctgtaactctgtactcttatatctctacatatatgtctgtaactctgtactcttatatctgtaactctgtacccatatatctgtaactctgtactcgtatatctgtaactctgtactcgtatatctctatatatatgtctgtaactctgtcctcgtatgtctgtaactctgtactcgtatgtctgtaactctggacTCATATGTCTGTAACTCTATACTCTTATATCTCTAcatatatgtctgtaactctgtactcgtatatctgtaactctgtactcatATCTCTAAAtttatgtctgtaactctgtactcgtatatctgtaactctgtactcgtatatctctacatatatgtctgtaactctgtactcgtatgtctgtaactctgtactcttatatctctacatatatgtctataactctgtactcttatatctgtaactctgtactcttatatctctacatatatgtctgtaactctgtactcgtatatctgtaactctgtacccatatatctgtaactctgtactcgtatatctgtaactctgtactcgtataTCTCTACATATATGTCTGTAATTCTGTACTCGTaggtctgtaactctgtactcgtatgtctgtaactctggacTCGTATGTCTGTAACTCTATACTCTtatatctgtaactctgtactcgtatatctctacatatatgtctgtaactctgtactcgtatttctgtaactctgtactcgtatttctctatatatatgtttgtaactctgtactcgtatgtctgtaactctgtactcttatacctctacatatatgtctgtaactctgtactcttatatctgtaactctgtactcgtatatctctatatatatgtctgtaactctgtactcgtatatctgtaactctggactcatatgtctgtaactatgtactCTTATATCTGTACTagtatgtctgtaactctgtactcgtatatctgtaactctgtactcttatatctctacatatatgtctgtaactctgtacccATATATCTGTAACTCTGGACTCATATGTCTGTAACTCTATACTCTTATATTtgtaactctgtactcttatatctctacatatatgtctgtaactctgtactcgtatatctgtaactctgtactcttatATCTCTACAtttatgtctgtaactctgtactcttatATCGGTAACTCTGTACCCAtatatctgtaactctgtactcgtatatctgtaactctgtactcgtataTCTCTACATATATGTCTGTAATTCTGTACtcgtatgtctgtaactct containing:
- the LOC115127304 gene encoding uncharacterized protein LOC115127304, whose amino-acid sequence is MRVIVALLVLLCLGLTGAEIQNIVTENQISSETQNTVTENEISSETQNIVTENEISSETQNTVTENEISSETQNIVTENEISSEIQHVEVQRVKSEDLGDSGRSCQPDMCSLLMEIGAIKSTVANLQTEKEVQRSQLSTTVTELKNVEGRLSTTETELRKLEGRLSTTVTELRNVEGRLSTTVTELRNVEGRLSVSESQVEELKENAVKQKVAFSAGHGAGANYGPFNTMTTLVYRKVFTSIGNAYSKNTGIFTAPVRGVYHFAYYHHYYNSKDSHASLFKNEQNLVTIAGSIDNGNAMGSNGITALLEKGDEVYVRLWAGSWLFDNNSNFSNFNGILLFTQ